cctgggctccctgctgcacctcactcctgccccacagcccagccccgctcccagAATAGTCCCGGGGGGAGCTGGCTAATGAGATCCGATGCTGTGGGCATGTGTCAGCCAGAGGGGCCTGGCTGAGCCCCACCAAACCGAGTTACAGGTGTGAGTGAGGCTTTAGGGGCTGagcagactgggggggggggggctggacccCAGAAGGGCCTCCCGGGTGAGCGCTAAGCCAGACGCAGCTGCAGCACTTCCTTGTTGGCTGTTTGGCCACCTGGCGCTGTTTGCATAGCTCTTGCCACCTGTTcggcagctgctgccaggtcaGGCACCGAATGCTTCACGGCCTTGCGTGTCATCCTCTCCCTGTGGCTTCTCCCTGGGGaatccccagctcccctcccttcctGAATGCTTCCAGCCTTGCCCATGGAGTTTGTTCTGGGGAAACCGGCAGCCCTGGTGCCTGAGTCATTAAATCGCTACGCTGCACGGGCCGCCAGCGTCTTGTGACTGAGGCTCTCAGAGCACCGTGTAGCCTTTGCTTCTTCCCCAGGAAGAAGGGAGGGTGCGTGGGGGAGGTAGGGTTATCGCGCCCATTTCagcgatggggaaactgaggcacggcgcAGGGCTGGGAACGTCCCCAAGGTTACgaagtgagtcagtggcagagctgagactggtgcccaggagtcctgactcccaggcccctggctctgaccactagacaatgctctcccctccccccaaaccctctCTTTGGGCCCCGAATGGGTGCAGCACAGGCTGATGTCCCTTATAGCCTGCTCTAGGCTGGTGGATCTCAGCCCTGCGTGGCAGCACCCCGCCCACCCTAGGCCCAGGAGGGGCGCTCTGTCTCCAgggctcagctccccaccccacaacacaGCGGGGCAAAGATGTGCCCAATACACccattcctctgtgcccccccccaaggCCCGCAAGCGAGCACACACCTCGCTACCCTGTTCCTAACAAaactcagggcagggcaggaggtggtggGCGCGGCTGCTTCCCTTAGGGGGGGCCTGATCCAGGGTGGAAAGATTCCTGTCGGCTGCCGTGGGCTTGGGGTCAGGTCCCCAGGGAGGGCATAAGGCTGCGGGGATGTGTCTCTTGTaatgggggggggtgttgaaTCCCCCTCTCCTCCATCCCGCCCTCACTTGGCCCCTGGGGATCAGATGGTGTCAGCCTCCCTCtcctcgccctccctccctccgggTTGTGAGCATCTCGCACTGCTCAGCTGCCTCCTGTGGTTGGTGGTTGTGGTGACTTCATCATGGAGCCACTGGGCTCCAGTCCCTCCGGCTGGAGGCGGCGCAGGGGATTTCTGCTGAGCCCATGTGGCTGGGAGAAGCCCCCCCTGCACAGAGCGTGGGTGCGGAGGGGGTGGGCGTGTGGCTGCCGAGCAGCCCGCAGGtctgccaggagctgggggggttccctggcccagagagggtgaggcaGCCTGCTCCTGGCAGGGCTAAGactcaccccctgcccacacagccTGGGGGAGTTGTGCTCAAAGGGCAGCTTCCTGCATGGCAGCGAAATCCCCGGCAGCGCCCACCACGCCGCCCCCTCGGTCCCCACGCCCACGAGCCGGGGGCTGCCCAGCCGGGGACCTGGGCAGCTCTCGGGGGTTGGGAGGGTGTTGGTTACAGCTTGAGAGGTCACCCCTTGGGGTCCCTCTGGCTGGATTCTAACCAGCAGGCTAAGGGGCGAGCAAGGCTCCATTGCCCCTTCCCAACCgccggggagggggtggagctgggagcaCGTACTGGGGCCTTAATAACAGGAGTACAggggcagtggagactgcaggCCAATTACACCCACACGCACGCCCATGGAAACAGGCATGGGCTAGCACACCCGGACCTGCACACGTACAGGCCGGGCTCACCCTTGGGCTGCAAACAGGTGCATCATGTGCCCTTGCCACTGCTGCATgtgcaaaagtgtgtgtgtgtgtgtgtgtgagtgcacaatgacatccccccccccccggctatCTACCTGTGCAACTGCATGTGCATTTTATACACTTACCCTTTTTTCCCCAAACAGCCCCCCCACTTCTTCCATATTATTTATTTAGGTTCTTCCAGTTTGGGGAGATTCGTCAGTTTCATGTTTGTTTCCTGTAGGGCCCATTCAGTTGCATTTCCCAATTTTCAAGCTCTGGCACAAAGCTgcaaggaggggggagggggggctgcaaATCTTGcaggtttggggggggagggagtattATTTGTGCAGGAGAACCCTGACTCCATTAGATCCTCTCATATCAGCTTCCTAGAAACCCTCCGCTTGTCTTAGCTCATAACGAACACTTTGTTCCCTTAGAAGCAGCATGATTTCCCCTCAAGCCTGACTCCCTGTCCCGGGGGTGTCACGGGGAATCCTGACTGCAGGAAAGCAGCTGGTCAGCCTTGATTTCACTTTCTCTGGGCAGGTCACACTCCAGAATGTAAAGCAGCACGAGATGGGACACAGGAATTGAAGGTagctctcggggggggggggggggggccctgcacCATATCCACTGTGGAGTGGCCATGGCATGGGCCTAGCACCCAGGCTCCCTACGTCCCTGGAAAGACTCAAGCCCACCTACCTGTACTTGTGTGTCTCTCCTCATGCTTGCAAGTGTCACCATCCCGGACTGGCAGCCAAGGGGACTAGCTGCAGCAGTGGAGAAAGGCGGATGCTGCCGGGCAGCCAACCCTGGCATCCCCTCCACCCCACTAACTCCTGGGTGAAACCATGAGGCAGGTCACTCCTGTATTTCCTCCTGACCATTACCTCAGCCAGTCAGGAGGAGCCAGCATGAGGCTCAGGAGAGCCAGGCTCCACGTACCAGTCTTgttgtgggaccttgggcaagccccttgcctccctgtgcctcagtttcctccctgAAATGGAGACACCAGCAGAGAAATAGATTTAAAGCAATAGTGTGATCTTGAATGGGTGGGACAGGGCCCCCCCCCTTACACTGATGCAGCAGGTGATGTTAGGCAAGATCTTAGGCATGACTTGTTTAAATTAGaggctacttttgctagccagTCACTGGTGCTCTTTTAAATACCTGGCATCTAAACCCCCCCCCGTGTCTAGTTCCGTTTATGCCACACTTGCAGGGGCTGGTTTAGCAGAGGACACCTGGTGCCCCCACCCTGTGGCAGAGccatggggggggcggggttctgCCCACAAGGCTCCAAGGGGGAGGAGAAAAGTGTATTTTCCCCTCCCAATCTGCAGGCACCACTGGGCTAGCAATGCCCCACCCAGCACAGGCAAGCCTCAGGCATAAGGACCCTGCCAgcattggagggggggggggtgtggataCAGGGGAATGGTCTTGCCCTAGAAtcaactctgcccccccactgACACACTCGGGGCCCCATTGAACCCTGCTCCATGAGGACCCAGAGCAGGGTCTGGACCCGCTGCCAAGGGCTGGTGACACCAGGCTGCATGTGCCCACCCCCGTTGACCAGCTGCTTTGCCAGCGCAGGGCGAGTCCCTCACCCCGACTAGTGCTACCTGCAGGGCAAGCCGCCCGCTGGGCTCCCTTTCTACTGCGCAGGAAGGGGCGAGCATGAGCTAGGGGCTTGTTCTGCAGGTGCTCCGGGGTTCCCAAGCTGCCAGGACTCAGTGGCCGCCTCTGTGGAACCAGGCTCCTGTAGAAATAACCGTAGGCAGAAGTGGgtctgcagcagcagccatggGGGCAAACCCTGCCCAGGGGCAGCTTGGCCCAGGGAACACCCAGCAAGGGGTGTTCAGCTCAGCCTTATGCTGTGGGTGCACGACCATGgacagggaagggctgggagaaaAACTTCTGTGCCCCTCACTAAGTCTAGTCAAATCTAAAAGTGGATGATCTCAGATCCCAAATTTTCTTTTTAGGGGGGTGAGAAGAGGAGGCTTTGAGAGTGTCAATTGAAGGACCTAATTAGCACTTCTCGTTAGCTCTGACTCTCTAAACTTGGCCCGTGCTCCTTCCTCCACACCCTGAAACCAGACAAAATCCTGTTTCgctgcagactaggcaggaggCTGCCCCACAGCCAGGAGCTCACATGGCATTTTGCAACAGGCCAGCCCTTAATTGCTGCTTGTTTAAGCCTCTTTGTCAATTTACAGAAGTGGTGGCGCCTCAGAGCCAGAAAGCTGCAGTGTTTTGCAAAGAGTGAGAACAGGGCTGGCTCCTGGAAGCTGCTTTAAGAACACAGCTACATCCTGATCTGATCAGAGTACAGGACATGCTGCTCTGATGCAACATGCAGGGACCGGGAAGTGTCACAGCTggaaggcggggggggaggagaaggagaaaaatGCAAGAGGAAGTGATATTTAGATTTCAGAAATTTATTGCAAGTTCATCGTACAAGAATATATAGCATCAGACTCTTTTAGTGGCTTGAGTGCAAAGAAAAAAATTGCAATCTTGAGTTTATAAATACAAGACATTCTGTCCATTGAAAAATAAAAGTTCATTTGCAACTGTCCTTTTCAGTCCTCACATCTTCCATCCACAACACAAAAGCAGatgcaaaacaaataaaaatccaGTCTCTTCCCCACCCTGCCACATTAAGTCCTTGTGGAAATGTGGCCATGCCCCCCTGCAGCTGCAGAGAAAGGGAGCGGAGGGAAATCCAGTCCCTTGTCATGGATCAGCAGCATCCATGCCCCACGCAATCAGAGAAACACATCGCGCCTTGCGTACAGGAGTCGAGTGCCCCTCACATCCGAGGAGTCAGTCGCCTTGCTTCAGTCATTCCCCCAAGCGCCTCTCCTGCCAGCCTGCTCCAGCGAGCTGCTCCTTTATCGGTCTCCATGCAGTCACAGCCCCTTTGCTCCATCACCAGTGCCCTGGCACACCTCCCTTTCCACGCACACCATCACTGCCGGCCCAGGCGCTCTCCTCTCCATCACTCCTTAGCTTTGATTTTGATGgggtggttttttattttttaaaatgttgttttttttggttaaaaaaacagGAATTCAGCACAAGACGAGAAGGCGGTGCCCAGCTCAACGCTCCAGCAGCGGGACGTAGGGGACCCACTGGTTATTGCAGCGGCTTTCTTCACAGTAACTGGCCACTTCCTCCAAGCCTTGGCTCTTCCAGGAATCGGTGTGGGGATTCTGCTGGGAGAGAACACACAGATCCAACCGTTAGCAACACACACAAGCCTCCTGGACGTCACCCCGGCCCAGTCACGAGACATACTTGAGCGGTGACCCACGCCACTGGCTGTTCGGTAACACACACATCACTGAAGCAGCTTGGCTCGGCCCCAGGTCACGCGGCTGCCAATTTTAGCCCTGCATCAGCACCACTGCACAATCCAACTCGCCCCTACAGGCCGTGGGATTGGCTCCCGGGTGATGggcaccctccctgctcccctggagGCAACCCCCAGCACCAGAGGGGACTCACCGTCACTAAGATGCAGTGCAGGTCCCGGGGTTCGCTGTTGTCCTCCAAGCTCTCCCCGAGGACCTTGGCCAGCCGCTGCATGCCGGACACCCGCAGGATGTTGATGTCATTGTCACAGCAGAAAGCCTGGATGAGGGTGAAGTGGATTTGCAAGGCGATGTCGCCTTCATCTTCTTCGTCAATGGCGAGGAGGCAAAGCACCACGCTGTCTGGATCGCTGCAGGGCACGGGGAGGAAGCAGGCGGGTCAGGATCAGGGGGAGACAGGCAGGCCCCGCAAACTAACTGGCCATCTAAGGAAATGAGTCTCATACACCCCCCCAGCTGCTCCTGAGCAAGCAACAGCCAATGCCAGAGCTTGTTCTCTCTTGCATCTGTCACACACAGATCCCtcgcacagccccagccccagcagatCTGGGTGAGCCGGGCACCCTCCCGGCTTTCCACCAGCCACGTCAGCTGATCAGCCCCGGCACACGTCAGGGCCACAGATACTTACACATTCATGAGCTTGGCCGACTCATAGACGCCGACTGTCAGGCAGTCCTGCCGCTGCGCGGCCACCAGCAGCTGTTCCACCGCTTCGCTCACGGTCTGCATCCTGGGGGGAGAGAGCACAAGGGGGGAGAACCGCATTAATGCCGGGCGGCTTTGGAGAGACACAGCGAAGGGCTCGGGCATCCGCATGCCCCGGCTGCTGCTCCCGCGGCTTTGCAAAGGAGGGAGACACTTACTTTTTGGCAGTGTTGTCGCAAGCCACCAGCTCTTCCAGGGTCATGTTGCAATTATAATC
This sequence is a window from Mauremys reevesii isolate NIE-2019 linkage group 26, ASM1616193v1, whole genome shotgun sequence. Protein-coding genes within it:
- the GADD45B gene encoding growth arrest and DNA damage-inducible protein GADD45 beta isoform X2, producing MTLEELVACDNTAKKMQTVSEAVEQLLVAAQRQDCLTVGVYESAKLMNVDPDSVVLCLLAIDEEDEGDIALQIHFTLIQAFCCDNDINILRVSGMQRLAKVLGESLEDNSEPRDLHCILVTNPHTDSWKSQGLEEVASYCEESRCNNQWVPYVPLLER
- the GADD45B gene encoding growth arrest and DNA damage-inducible protein GADD45 beta isoform X1, with amino-acid sequence MTLEELVACDNTAKKMQTVSEAVEQLLVAAQRQDCLTVGVYESAKLMNVDPDSVVLCLLAIDEEDEGDIALQIHFTLIQAFCCDNDINILRVSGMQRLAKVLGESLEDNSEPRDLHCILVTQNPHTDSWKSQGLEEVASYCEESRCNNQWVPYVPLLER